The following coding sequences are from one Gemmobacter sp. window:
- a CDS encoding type II toxin-antitoxin system VapC family toxin, producing the protein MFLLDTNVISELRKAGNGRADANVTAWLSGQDASTLFISAIAVMELDISVRRIEQRDPTQGALLRAWFAERVLPEFQDRVLPVDMSVALRCAGLHVPNPRSEQDALIAATGLVHGFAVVTRNTGDFWETGVILLNPWVTA; encoded by the coding sequence ATGTTTCTGCTCGACACCAATGTGATTTCCGAGTTGCGCAAAGCCGGGAACGGCAGGGCCGATGCCAATGTTACCGCATGGCTGAGCGGTCAGGATGCCAGTACGTTGTTCATCTCGGCCATTGCGGTGATGGAGCTGGATATCAGCGTGCGGCGGATCGAGCAGCGTGACCCGACGCAGGGTGCCTTGCTGCGAGCATGGTTTGCAGAGCGTGTTCTCCCAGAGTTCCAGGACCGGGTTCTGCCGGTGGACATGAGTGTTGCCCTGCGATGCGCTGGCCTTCACGTTCCCAATCCGCGATCCGAACAAGATGCGCTGATTGCGGCGACCGGGCTGGTGCATGGCTTTGCTGTCGTGACCCGCAATACCGGTGATTTCTGGGAAACGGGGGTCATCTTGCTCAATCCCTGGGTCACGGCTTGA
- a CDS encoding type II toxin-antitoxin system Phd/YefM family antitoxin — MEVAMTIHTISSRELNQDLARAKRVALDGPVFITDRGRPAHVLMSFAQYQKMIGQRRNILDVLAVPGLSDIDFDPARAEIMSRPADLA; from the coding sequence GTGGAGGTCGCGATGACAATCCATACGATCAGCAGCCGTGAACTGAACCAGGATCTGGCCCGCGCGAAACGGGTGGCGCTCGATGGCCCCGTATTTATCACAGACAGGGGCCGACCGGCGCATGTTCTGATGAGCTTCGCGCAGTATCAGAAGATGATCGGCCAGCGCCGCAACATCCTCGACGTTCTCGCCGTGCCGGGGTTGTCCGATATCGACTTCGATCCGGCAAGGGCCGAGATCATGTCCAGACCGGCAGATCTGGCCTGA
- a CDS encoding AAA family ATPase produces MADLPKDRMAVVPRHVAVPSADQIEARFTKFRQDLLTKRHGKDATRQPDFNAERRIRRRAEAIHNRLLRKAGLQSLKRDQRAPIIELARSGASLLGPSTSDAAYELVARLHAESAWMREVSTWIMQQMLRHLAAGGHGFAIPPVILIGPPGMGKSHYARRMAELARLPIRIIDIGGGSAGFRISGTEKGWSSEQPGIPVETILATRVANPMMVVDEVDKAGTAYSTSGSSTSLTTSLLQLLEPSSARHFECPFYRISFDLSRVNWVMTANTLDHIPAPLRDRARLFILSKLSAEDAVAHFDLLTADSEDEQGRSRCRDFIERMIARPEGLSLRQIRQLADALNAPGPEVTH; encoded by the coding sequence ATGGCTGACCTGCCGAAAGACCGAATGGCAGTGGTTCCGCGCCACGTCGCCGTCCCGTCGGCGGATCAGATCGAGGCGCGCTTTACCAAATTCCGGCAGGATTTGTTGACGAAACGGCACGGCAAGGATGCCACGCGACAGCCGGATTTCAACGCGGAGCGCCGGATCCGGCGCCGTGCGGAGGCGATCCACAACCGGTTGTTGCGCAAGGCGGGCCTGCAGTCGCTTAAACGCGATCAGCGCGCGCCAATCATCGAACTTGCGCGCTCAGGTGCGAGCTTGCTGGGGCCGTCGACATCGGATGCGGCTTACGAACTTGTGGCCAGGCTGCATGCCGAGAGCGCCTGGATGCGCGAGGTGTCGACCTGGATCATGCAGCAGATGCTGCGCCATCTGGCGGCCGGGGGCCACGGGTTTGCTATTCCACCTGTCATTCTGATCGGGCCGCCGGGCATGGGGAAATCCCACTACGCGCGACGGATGGCTGAGCTTGCCCGGCTTCCGATCCGGATCATCGATATCGGCGGCGGCAGCGCCGGCTTCCGGATTTCCGGCACAGAAAAGGGTTGGAGCAGCGAACAGCCCGGGATTCCTGTCGAGACGATCCTGGCGACACGAGTGGCAAATCCCATGATGGTGGTGGATGAGGTCGACAAGGCCGGGACGGCCTACAGCACGAGCGGTTCATCGACGAGTTTGACAACATCGCTGCTGCAGCTGCTGGAGCCGTCCAGCGCACGGCATTTTGAGTGCCCATTTTACCGGATCTCGTTCGATCTCTCTCGCGTCAACTGGGTGATGACTGCGAACACGCTGGACCATATCCCGGCGCCACTGCGTGATCGTGCGCGGCTGTTCATCCTGTCGAAGCTTTCGGCCGAGGATGCCGTTGCCCATTTTGACTTGCTCACTGCGGACAGCGAGGACGAACAAGGCCGGTCGCGGTGCCGGGACTTCATCGAACGCATGATCGCCCGGCCCGAAGGGCTCAGCCTGCGTCAGATCCGGCAGTTGGCGGATGCGCTGAATGCTCCGGGACCCGAGGTGACCCACTGA
- a CDS encoding metallophosphoesterase, giving the protein MKLLILADLHLDDYPSAAAREPLAAAIRTAARHADALIIAGDLTESGIAHWDAALDWLAAICPPEKIHVVPGNHDYYGGNLDTADVDLELACEAVGCGFGQCQALVLGDTRVLMTTLWTDMRLFEAEFGEEGVRQSLWRARQMMPDYGYRSIVTGWPERPLRPLHTVAVHERQRAWLETELARPWSGKTIVVTHHAPSATVAGGITSLSPCFASNLDDLIERFRPAAWLFGHTHRPAETRAAGGTLLRNISLGYEFELPPPQVRARVRNGLIDLENLG; this is encoded by the coding sequence TTGAAACTCCTTATCCTTGCCGACCTGCACCTTGACGATTACCCCTCCGCTGCCGCCCGCGAGCCCCTTGCCGCAGCCATTCGCACAGCCGCGCGCCATGCCGATGCATTGATCATCGCGGGTGACCTGACCGAAAGTGGCATCGCGCATTGGGACGCCGCCCTCGACTGGCTTGCGGCCATCTGTCCACCGGAAAAGATCCATGTCGTTCCGGGCAACCACGACTATTACGGCGGCAATCTCGACACCGCCGATGTCGATCTGGAGCTGGCCTGCGAAGCCGTCGGATGTGGGTTCGGCCAGTGCCAGGCCTTGGTCCTGGGCGATACTCGGGTCCTCATGACGACGCTCTGGACCGACATGCGGCTTTTCGAGGCAGAGTTCGGCGAGGAAGGTGTCCGGCAATCGCTGTGGCGGGCGCGGCAAATGATGCCCGACTATGGCTATCGCAGCATTGTCACTGGCTGGCCGGAACGGCCGCTGCGGCCGCTGCATACCGTGGCGGTCCATGAGCGGCAGCGGGCGTGGCTGGAGACCGAGCTTGCCAGACCGTGGTCCGGCAAGACGATTGTCGTAACGCATCATGCGCCCTCTGCCACGGTGGCAGGCGGGATCACCTCGCTGTCGCCGTGTTTTGCATCCAACCTTGACGATCTGATCGAGCGGTTTCGCCCCGCAGCCTGGCTGTTCGGTCATACCCATCGGCCAGCCGAGACCCGGGCAGCCGGAGGCACGCTACTGCGCAACATCTCTCTTGGATACGAGTTCGAACTGCCGCCACCCCAGGTGCGGGCACGCGTCCGCAACGGCCTGATCGATCTCGAGAATCTGGGATGA
- a CDS encoding transposase, which translates to MSCGPSSRLRKASRWRRFEDEPDRRGCGKDRPAIFPGIDAAVPQQEDQFNLPLEDAEFAQGVLEAAQEKAEAAMQRARGEEPRKPKRNRGHLPSHLPRVERVGLTRCSF; encoded by the coding sequence ATGAGCTGCGGTCCATCATCTCGCCTGAGGAAAGCGTCACGATGGCGCCGATTTGAAGATGAACCCGATCGCAGGGGATGCGGAAAGGACCGTCCAGCGATTTTTCCCGGGATAGACGCGGCTGTGCCGCAACAGGAAGACCAGTTCAACCTTCCCCTGGAAGATGCCGAATTTGCCCAAGGCGTGCTCGAGGCGGCGCAGGAGAAGGCCGAGGCGGCGATGCAGAGGGCGCGCGGCGAGGAGCCACGCAAGCCCAAGCGCAATCGCGGTCATCTGCCGTCGCATCTACCCCGGGTCGAGCGGGTAGGTCTGACGCGGTGTTCGTTCTAG
- a CDS encoding NAD(P)H-quinone oxidoreductase, with protein sequence MNHITLDGFGPPEVMKLTRSPRPVAGPHEVLIAIAYAGVNRPDIAQRLGNYPPPPGVTDIPGLEVAGTIAALGEGVTGLSVGDQVCALVSGGGYAEYVAAPAPQVLPVPQGFDLALASVIPETWFTVWTNLYDSGALKPGESVLVHAGTSGIGTTAIQLAHALGSRVFTTVSSDDRIGLCQSLGAEIAINYRAGDYVQPLKDATGGKGVDVILDMRAGDFFPRNLDLLASGGRIVNIASLAGREVKLDIGLMMRKRAVITGTTLRARPIAEKGRIAQALHTHVWPLFESGRTRPQLDRTYPLDQAADAHRALEAGEIAGKITLRVRGRNQASNMGS encoded by the coding sequence ATGAACCACATCACGCTTGACGGCTTTGGCCCGCCCGAGGTCATGAAACTAACCCGCAGCCCCCGCCCCGTCGCCGGCCCGCACGAAGTGCTGATCGCCATCGCCTATGCCGGGGTCAACCGGCCCGACATTGCCCAGCGGCTGGGCAACTATCCCCCGCCCCCCGGCGTGACCGACATTCCGGGGCTGGAGGTCGCGGGCACCATCGCAGCCCTTGGCGAGGGGGTGACTGGCTTGTCGGTGGGCGATCAGGTCTGCGCGCTGGTGTCGGGTGGCGGATACGCCGAATACGTTGCGGCCCCCGCGCCGCAAGTGCTGCCGGTGCCGCAGGGGTTCGACCTGGCGCTTGCCTCTGTCATTCCGGAAACGTGGTTCACGGTCTGGACCAACCTCTACGACTCCGGTGCGCTGAAACCGGGGGAAAGCGTGCTGGTCCATGCCGGAACCTCCGGCATCGGCACGACGGCCATTCAACTGGCCCATGCGCTGGGGTCTCGGGTGTTCACCACCGTATCGTCGGATGACCGCATCGGCCTGTGCCAGTCGTTGGGCGCGGAAATCGCCATCAACTATCGCGCGGGCGACTATGTTCAGCCACTGAAGGACGCGACCGGCGGCAAGGGCGTGGACGTGATCCTGGACATGCGCGCCGGCGACTTTTTCCCGCGCAACCTGGATCTGCTGGCCTCCGGGGGACGCATCGTGAATATCGCCTCGCTGGCCGGGCGCGAGGTCAAGCTGGACATCGGCCTGATGATGCGCAAGCGCGCAGTGATCACGGGAACAACCCTGCGGGCACGCCCGATTGCGGAAAAAGGGCGCATCGCACAGGCGCTGCACACTCATGTCTGGCCGCTCTTTGAAAGCGGACGCACCCGGCCCCAGCTTGATCGCACCTACCCACTCGATCAGGCCGCCGACGCCCACCGCGCCTTGGAGGCGGGTGAAATCGCCGGCAAGATCACGCTTCGGGTTCGGGGGCGGAACCAAGCTTCCAACATGGGCAGCTAG
- a CDS encoding SDR family NAD(P)-dependent oxidoreductase produces the protein MTGISRPQPTGHVALITGAARGIGAAVAERLARDGHRVILLDRLDDVRATAEGLAAQGLDAAAEVLDLGDLAGLGPRITQLSQREGIDIVVNNAGISPKHNGKRAPIAETALDEWQRVLDINLTAPFIICQATLPVMRARGWGRYIMMSSQAARTGSRVAGSHYAASKAGMVAFARSLAIEVGGQGITANCIAPGRIDTPMAQEAGAAANAAYVAAIPAGRIGTPADVADAVSFYAGNGSGFVTGTVMDVNGGHYMG, from the coding sequence ATGACTGGCATTTCCAGACCACAGCCCACCGGCCATGTCGCCCTGATCACCGGCGCCGCCCGCGGGATCGGCGCTGCCGTGGCCGAACGACTGGCCCGCGATGGCCACCGCGTGATCCTGCTGGACCGGCTGGACGATGTGCGGGCGACTGCCGAGGGGCTGGCCGCACAGGGTCTGGATGCGGCGGCCGAGGTCCTGGATTTGGGCGACCTTGCCGGTCTTGGACCCCGGATCACGCAGCTGTCTCAGCGCGAAGGTATCGACATCGTGGTGAACAACGCCGGTATTTCGCCCAAGCACAATGGCAAACGCGCCCCGATTGCCGAAACCGCGCTGGACGAATGGCAGAGGGTGCTGGACATCAATCTTACGGCACCGTTCATCATCTGCCAGGCCACGCTGCCCGTGATGCGCGCGCGTGGCTGGGGACGCTATATCATGATGTCGTCGCAGGCGGCCCGCACCGGATCGCGTGTGGCGGGGTCGCATTATGCCGCGTCCAAGGCCGGCATGGTCGCCTTTGCGCGGTCTCTGGCCATCGAGGTTGGCGGGCAGGGCATCACGGCCAACTGCATCGCCCCCGGCCGCATCGACACACCCATGGCGCAAGAGGCCGGGGCAGCCGCGAATGCCGCCTATGTGGCCGCAATCCCCGCCGGGAGGATCGGCACGCCGGCGGATGTGGCCGATGCTGTTTCATTTTATGCCGGCAATGGATCGGGGTTCGTCACCGGGACGGTGATGGACGTCAACGGCGGACACTACATGGGATGA
- a CDS encoding zinc-dependent alcohol dehydrogenase — translation MLALQKRTPAPGLDLVEVPAPGPLAPTEVLIRVQAVGICGSDLHVEDFSAGYEFMVPLLPVTLGHEFAGVIAAVGADVRDLYPGQRVTVWPSSPCGVCAACAGGQEQNCTDKRTLGLMQNGAFAPLVVARAEGLFPLPDGVDFELGALTEPLCVAARAVATGGVGFGDRVVVLGPGTIGQGIAAMARLAGAAEVVIVGHDDAARLTLCRALGFDSVTDLVDPAGAAELHALAGSADVVFEATGRASSITDGLALLRPEGVLVATGIHHSDATFNPTTLVRRKLTIRGSHGSRRADWASVVDLLARHGEALRPMITHRLPLDRITEGFALARERSASKVMIFPPTQGSLS, via the coding sequence ATGCTGGCTTTGCAAAAGCGCACCCCCGCCCCCGGGCTGGATCTGGTCGAGGTGCCCGCACCAGGACCCCTGGCCCCGACCGAGGTGCTGATCCGGGTTCAGGCGGTGGGCATCTGCGGATCGGACCTGCATGTCGAGGATTTCTCGGCAGGCTACGAATTCATGGTGCCGCTGCTGCCTGTCACGCTGGGCCATGAATTCGCGGGTGTCATCGCGGCCGTGGGCGCAGATGTGCGCGATCTGTATCCCGGCCAGCGGGTCACGGTCTGGCCGTCCAGCCCCTGCGGAGTCTGCGCCGCCTGTGCGGGCGGACAGGAACAGAACTGCACCGACAAGCGCACGCTGGGCCTGATGCAAAACGGTGCCTTTGCCCCGTTGGTCGTGGCACGGGCCGAGGGCCTGTTTCCCCTGCCAGACGGGGTGGATTTCGAACTTGGCGCGCTGACGGAACCCCTCTGTGTGGCCGCCCGCGCCGTCGCGACCGGCGGGGTCGGGTTTGGCGACCGTGTGGTCGTGCTGGGCCCCGGCACCATCGGTCAGGGGATCGCCGCCATGGCCCGCCTTGCAGGCGCCGCCGAGGTCGTGATTGTCGGGCATGACGATGCCGCCCGCTTAACGTTGTGCCGGGCGCTGGGGTTTGACAGTGTCACCGATCTGGTCGATCCGGCTGGCGCTGCAGAACTGCACGCTCTGGCTGGCAGCGCAGATGTGGTGTTCGAGGCGACTGGCCGTGCCAGTTCCATCACCGACGGGCTGGCGCTGTTGCGCCCCGAAGGTGTGCTGGTGGCCACCGGCATCCACCACAGCGATGCCACCTTCAACCCCACCACGCTTGTCCGCCGCAAGCTGACCATCCGGGGCAGTCACGGCTCGCGCCGTGCCGACTGGGCGTCGGTGGTCGATCTGCTTGCCCGGCATGGCGAGGCCTTGCGCCCGATGATCACCCACCGCCTCCCGCTGGATCGCATCACCGAGGGCTTCGCCCTGGCGCGTGAACGGTCGGCGTCCAAGGTGATGATATTTCCCCCGACGCAAGGATCGCTGTCATGA
- a CDS encoding ABC transporter substrate-binding protein has protein sequence MTMNRRNFTKMSLLAAGAAALPAPFVSRAWAAGDPVRLGVLLPLSGPLASLGNDVMRGFDLARQLVNEDGGVFGQQVELVVADVPSSTEATSQATRLITTDKVKVIMGSYASSISFAASQVAERNKVIYFEQGAVADDITLRGFKHLFRFIYPASGLGGGAAQFMIDQVAPKLNIPLNQLKVALLYEDSSYGSAVGESAKKVLAGAGVNIVDATSYSYKTTDLSSMVQRYKQLQPDVLIVCQYTPDGILFWRQAREAGLEVKAMIGNGGAHNVNEFAEALGDDVNGILNAGTSVYINKDGLTPEAAALFTRFHDEHPKRFEGRAPSAHTGMGFNAMWTVLKDILPAAGALDTAKIREAALALDKPIGSTIVGWGVKFDPETQNNTRAFPTFDQWQGKRIHTVAPSPFGIAEVKAIPLPTWGQRGGI, from the coding sequence ATGACCATGAACAGACGGAATTTCACCAAGATGTCGCTGCTGGCGGCGGGCGCGGCCGCGCTGCCGGCGCCGTTTGTCAGCCGGGCCTGGGCGGCGGGCGATCCGGTGCGGCTCGGCGTGCTGCTGCCGCTGTCGGGGCCGCTGGCCTCGCTGGGCAATGACGTGATGCGCGGCTTCGATCTGGCCCGCCAGCTGGTGAACGAGGACGGCGGCGTCTTCGGCCAGCAGGTGGAGCTGGTGGTGGCCGATGTGCCGTCCTCGACCGAAGCCACCTCGCAGGCGACCCGGCTGATCACCACCGACAAGGTCAAGGTGATCATGGGCTCCTATGCCTCGTCGATCTCGTTCGCGGCCAGCCAGGTGGCGGAACGCAACAAGGTGATCTACTTCGAACAGGGCGCGGTGGCCGACGACATCACGCTGCGCGGGTTCAAGCACCTGTTCCGATTCATCTATCCGGCCTCGGGCCTGGGTGGCGGGGCAGCGCAGTTCATGATCGACCAGGTCGCCCCCAAGCTGAACATCCCGCTGAACCAGCTGAAGGTCGCGCTGCTGTATGAAGACAGCTCCTATGGCTCGGCCGTGGGCGAAAGCGCCAAGAAGGTGCTGGCCGGCGCGGGCGTCAACATCGTCGATGCGACGTCCTACAGCTACAAGACCACCGACCTGTCCTCGATGGTGCAGCGCTACAAGCAGCTGCAGCCCGATGTGCTGATCGTGTGCCAATACACCCCCGACGGCATCCTGTTCTGGCGCCAGGCGCGCGAGGCGGGACTGGAGGTCAAGGCGATGATCGGCAATGGCGGGGCGCATAACGTCAACGAATTCGCCGAAGCCCTGGGGGATGATGTCAACGGGATCCTGAATGCGGGCACCTCGGTCTATATCAACAAGGATGGCCTGACGCCCGAGGCGGCGGCGCTGTTCACCCGCTTCCACGACGAACATCCCAAGCGGTTCGAAGGGCGCGCGCCCTCGGCCCATACGGGGATGGGCTTCAACGCGATGTGGACGGTGCTCAAGGACATCCTGCCCGCCGCCGGCGCGCTGGACACCGCCAAGATCCGCGAGGCGGCGCTTGCGCTGGACAAGCCGATCGGGTCGACCATCGTGGGCTGGGGCGTCAAGTTCGACCCCGAGACCCAGAACAACACCCGGGCCTTCCCGACCTTTGACCAGTGGCAGGGCAAGCGTATCCACACCGTGGCACCGTCGCCCTTCGGGATTGCCGAGGTCAAGGCGATCCCGCTGCCGACCTGGGGGCAGCGCGGCGGGATCTGA
- a CDS encoding ABC transporter ATP-binding protein — translation MLEVRNLHAGYGDAEVLFGIDLDVKPGEVVAIVGSNGAGKTTLLRAISGAIRPTQGSIRLNGTELAGRPTHQQVESGLIMVPEGRRLFPRLTVQRNLEIGAYSARARPNLAQNLEQVYELFPILKERSQQLAGTLSGGQQQMCAIARGLISTPQVLMLDEVSLGLAPVMISRVYDAIRAIRDRGVTLVLVEQNVNQVLSVADRAYVIQHGRVALSGSGRELQGNEDVRRVYLGLSSAEEKRQ, via the coding sequence ATGCTTGAGGTTCGCAATCTTCATGCCGGATACGGCGATGCCGAGGTGCTGTTCGGCATTGATCTTGACGTCAAGCCGGGCGAGGTCGTGGCCATCGTCGGGTCAAACGGGGCTGGCAAGACCACGCTGTTGCGCGCCATTTCGGGCGCGATCCGTCCGACACAAGGCAGCATCCGGCTGAACGGAACAGAGCTGGCAGGCCGGCCCACCCATCAGCAGGTCGAAAGCGGCCTGATCATGGTGCCCGAAGGGCGGCGCCTGTTCCCCCGCCTGACCGTGCAGCGCAATCTGGAAATCGGCGCCTATTCGGCGCGTGCACGCCCCAATCTCGCGCAGAACCTGGAACAGGTCTACGAGCTGTTTCCGATCCTCAAGGAACGCTCGCAACAGCTGGCAGGCACCCTGTCGGGCGGGCAGCAGCAGATGTGCGCCATTGCGCGCGGGCTGATTTCGACGCCGCAGGTTCTGATGCTGGACGAGGTATCGCTGGGCCTGGCGCCTGTGATGATCTCGCGCGTCTATGACGCGATCCGGGCCATCCGCGACCGCGGTGTCACGCTGGTTCTGGTCGAACAGAACGTCAATCAGGTGCTGTCGGTGGCCGACCGCGCCTATGTCATCCAGCACGGCCGCGTTGCCCTGTCCGGTTCCGGGAGAGAGCTTCAGGGCAACGAGGACGTCCGCCGGGTCTATCTGGGTCTGAGTTCAGCGGAGGAGAAACGACAATGA
- a CDS encoding ABC transporter ATP-binding protein: MLLQIRGVTQRFSGLVAVDAVSVDVRQGEILGLIGPNGAGKTTLFNVIAGVFAPTEGEVTFDGRRIEGMAPEETCRLGLARTFQIPQVFHSMTVQDSIEVGAFLRHRAITAARAAARRVAERVGLGSRLEAPTSSLTTAERKRLEVARALATEPKMILLDEVMAGLNPTEVNRMLDLVRQLRADGVTVLFVEHNLHAVMQICDRIVVLDHGKKIADGLPAEVMEIPEVIEAYLGKAVAAEGGEDA; encoded by the coding sequence ATGCTGCTGCAAATTCGGGGCGTCACGCAGAGGTTCAGCGGGCTGGTGGCGGTGGATGCGGTGTCGGTCGATGTCCGGCAAGGCGAGATCCTGGGTCTGATCGGGCCGAACGGGGCCGGCAAGACCACGCTGTTCAACGTGATCGCCGGGGTCTTTGCCCCGACCGAAGGCGAGGTCACCTTTGACGGTCGCCGTATCGAGGGCATGGCCCCAGAGGAAACCTGCCGCCTGGGTCTGGCCCGCACCTTTCAGATACCGCAGGTCTTTCATTCGATGACCGTGCAGGACAGCATCGAGGTCGGGGCCTTTCTGCGCCACCGTGCCATTACCGCAGCGCGCGCCGCTGCGCGCCGGGTGGCAGAGCGGGTGGGGCTGGGCAGCCGGCTGGAGGCGCCCACATCCTCGCTGACCACGGCGGAACGCAAGAGGCTGGAGGTGGCCCGCGCCCTGGCGACCGAGCCCAAGATGATCCTGCTGGACGAGGTGATGGCCGGCCTTAATCCGACCGAGGTGAACCGGATGCTGGATCTGGTGCGCCAGCTGCGTGCCGACGGTGTGACGGTCCTGTTCGTCGAACACAACCTGCATGCGGTGATGCAGATCTGCGACCGCATCGTGGTGCTGGATCACGGCAAGAAGATCGCGGACGGCTTGCCCGCCGAGGTGATGGAGATCCCCGAAGTGATCGAGGCCTATCTGGGCAAGGCCGTGGCAGCCGAAGGGGGCGAGGATGCTTGA
- a CDS encoding branched-chain amino acid ABC transporter permease, translating to MSRLTEYFDIQRRDGLGAVVLLLATLALPFVLTNDYYLNMLVLLFLYAGMASAWNIVGGMAGQFSLGHTVFFGVGSYTSTLLYNYAGVSPWIGMVAGGLLSMFLAWLIAFPAFRMRGVFFAMATMAFGETIRILLVYSRKFVDIPYGLSINYEPGLGRMIFEDRASYALLAGVFLLIVTLVAWGLSRSYIGAYLRAIRDSEEAAVASGIAMRRYKLMALLISAFFTSVGGTLLTQYVMYIEPTSVFNMAFSVDLPLMALLGGFGTVMGPVIGAVIALPLREFLLETFGQYASGMHLLVYGVLLMVIVILMPNGLIGLVQSIGRRLRGTKPGRGA from the coding sequence ATGAGCCGCCTGACCGAATATTTCGACATCCAGCGCCGGGATGGCCTGGGCGCGGTCGTACTGCTGCTGGCCACGCTGGCGCTGCCTTTCGTGCTGACCAACGACTACTATCTGAACATGCTGGTTCTGCTGTTCCTTTATGCCGGCATGGCCTCGGCCTGGAACATCGTTGGGGGTATGGCGGGACAGTTTTCGCTGGGCCATACGGTGTTCTTCGGCGTGGGCAGCTATACCTCGACCCTGCTTTACAACTATGCGGGCGTCTCGCCCTGGATCGGCATGGTGGCGGGCGGTCTGCTCAGCATGTTCCTGGCCTGGCTGATCGCCTTTCCGGCGTTCCGCATGCGCGGGGTGTTCTTTGCCATGGCCACCATGGCCTTTGGCGAGACGATCCGCATCCTGCTGGTCTATTCGCGCAAGTTCGTCGACATCCCCTATGGTCTGTCGATCAACTATGAACCGGGGCTTGGCCGGATGATCTTCGAGGACCGCGCCTCTTATGCGCTGCTGGCCGGGGTGTTCCTGCTGATCGTCACCCTGGTCGCCTGGGGCCTGTCGCGCAGCTACATCGGCGCCTATCTGCGGGCGATCCGCGACAGCGAAGAGGCGGCGGTCGCATCGGGCATCGCAATGCGGCGCTACAAGCTGATGGCGCTGCTGATCTCGGCCTTCTTCACCTCGGTCGGCGGCACGCTGCTGACGCAATACGTGATGTATATCGAGCCGACCTCGGTCTTCAATATGGCCTTTTCGGTGGACCTGCCTCTGATGGCGCTGCTGGGCGGGTTCGGCACCGTGATGGGGCCGGTGATCGGCGCGGTCATTGCGCTGCCGCTGCGGGAATTCCTGCTGGAAACCTTTGGCCAGTATGCCTCGGGGATGCACCTGCTGGTTTACGGTGTGCTGCTGATGGTGATCGTGATCCTGATGCCCAACGGCCTGATCGGGCTGGTGCAATCGATTGGCCGCCGCCTGCGGGGCACCAAACCGGGGAGGGGTGCGTGA
- a CDS encoding branched-chain amino acid ABC transporter permease, whose translation MELLLQLLLSGILLGGVYALAALGLNLIFGVAKIVNFAHGEFLMLGMYAGYWLMTLTGINPYWGAPIIGVAFFGLGALFYLGIMRFTIYKPEMTQVFTTLGLSIALSNLALMLWQADYRTVQTMPEGMSALRLGNIHLPTDRVIAFGFAVVILLAVVAFLRRTFTGRAIEAVSQDLFAARLMGINPEKVFIITFGLGIAITGIAGAVLIPSFYAFPSVGSFFVLVAFVVVVLGGLGSVVGTIAGGLALGVIESVVGFYAPDLKEVTHFVLLIGLLAVRPHGLLGVKGAEKETLK comes from the coding sequence ATGGAACTGCTGTTACAACTCCTGCTGTCGGGAATTCTGCTGGGCGGCGTCTATGCGCTGGCCGCGCTGGGGCTGAATCTGATCTTTGGCGTCGCCAAGATTGTGAACTTCGCCCATGGCGAATTCCTGATGCTGGGCATGTATGCCGGCTACTGGCTGATGACGCTGACCGGCATCAACCCCTATTGGGGCGCGCCGATCATCGGGGTCGCGTTCTTTGGGCTGGGGGCGCTGTTCTACCTGGGGATCATGCGCTTCACCATCTACAAGCCCGAGATGACACAGGTGTTCACCACGCTGGGCCTGTCGATCGCGCTGTCGAACCTGGCGCTGATGCTGTGGCAAGCCGATTATCGCACCGTGCAGACCATGCCCGAGGGGATGAGCGCGCTGCGGCTGGGCAATATCCATTTGCCGACCGACCGCGTGATCGCCTTTGGCTTCGCAGTGGTGATCCTGCTGGCGGTGGTTGCCTTTCTGCGCCGCACCTTTACCGGCCGCGCCATCGAGGCGGTATCGCAGGATCTGTTCGCCGCCCGTCTGATGGGGATCAACCCGGAAAAGGTGTTCATCATCACCTTTGGGCTGGGCATTGCCATTACGGGCATCGCGGGGGCGGTGCTGATCCCGTCATTCTACGCCTTTCCCTCGGTCGGTTCGTTCTTCGTGCTGGTGGCATTCGTGGTCGTCGTGCTGGGCGGGCTGGGGTCGGTCGTGGGGACCATCGCGGGCGGGCTGGCGCTGGGGGTGATTGAATCCGTCGTGGGGTTCTATGCCCCCGATCTCAAGGAAGTGACCCATTTCGTCCTGCTGATCGGCCTGCTGGCGGTGCGCCCCCATGGCCTGCTGGGTGTCAAGGGCGCCGAGAAGGAGACCCTGAAATGA